The following proteins come from a genomic window of Heptranchias perlo isolate sHepPer1 chromosome 14, sHepPer1.hap1, whole genome shotgun sequence:
- the LOC137332613 gene encoding protocadherin-10-like, with amino-acid sequence MANTVSSGASFIFLLCVSDQVSGQIRYSIPEEVEHGTIVGNIFEDLRLNVWELSARKFRVVSDDRKQYMEVNLENGILFVNERIDRELICRQSSTCYVSFEVALDNPLEMHRVAVEIVDINDNSPQFSKDEFSLQVSELIAPGARFPLESAHDPDVGTNTISTYQISPNEHFGLKVQTRKDGSKSAELLLEKSLDREQESTFHLGLQAIDGGIPQRSGTARIIITIVDINDNAPLFGHEIYRAVVAENAAKGTLVTKVNAVDLDEGMNAELTYSFTTHVSHMICELFELNPVTGEIRVQGILDFEESSVYELDVQAVDSALSALAGHAKVMVELTDVNDNFPEIEVTSVSSTVPEDAVAGTVIAVISVTDSDSGENGQVQCQIPGDVPFKLQKSSMNKYKLVTSDILDRETAPRYNISISAWDGGSPPLSTSKTILVSLTDINDNAPQFTQSTYNVYVMENNTPGASIFAVTALDSDWDQNCDVIYSILDDQRLEGAWSAYVTINSKNGNIYALRSFDYEQLKHFQIKVQAQDAGALALSSTVIVNVIILDQNDNAPVIVSPLMWNSSASVEIVTQSMYPGYLVTKVIANDADSGQNARLSYQLLEATDPRLFTVGRFSGEIRTTRSIRDQDIVTERLVLCVKDNGQPSLSSMATICFSLVPNVTKKSSERSDETRQSEYFSDLNPYLIIVLGSTSFLFLVIIIFLVILKYKQDRNIVDEYSSPVCCFRRRDSNNAFSQSPAPNQPLNYYGPVQSEGYRYTVCLSPESSKSDFLFLKPCHPTLPFSDVNTGHQHDDII; translated from the coding sequence ATGGCGAATACAGTCAGCAGCGGGGCGTCTTTTATTTTCCTGCTTTGTGTGTCGGACCAGGTTTCGGGACAGATTCGCTACTCGATTCCCGAGGAGGTGGAGCATGGCACCATTGTTGGGAATATCTTTGAAGATTTAAGACTAAACGTTTGGGAATTATCGGCTCGCAAGTTTCGGGTCGTCTCCGATGACAGAAAGCAATACATGGAGGTAAATCTGGAGAATGGGATTTTATTTGTTAATGAAAGAATCGACAGGGAGCTGATTTGTAGACAAAGCTCCACCTGTTACGTTTCGTTTGAAGTAGCGCTCGATAATCCCTTGGAAATGCATCGAGTTGCCGTGGAGATAGTAGATATAAATGATAATTCACCTCAATTTTCCAAGGACGAATTCTCCCTGCAGGTCAGTGAGTTAATTGCGCCAGGAGCGCGCTTCCCTCTCGAGAGCGCGCATGATCCGGACGTGGGCACAAACACAATCAGCACTTATCAGATCAGTCCAAACGAACACTTCGGCCTTAAAGTGCAGACGAGAAAGGATGGGAGTAAAAGTGCCGAGCTGCTATTAGAGAAGTCCTTGGACCGTGAACAAGAGTCAACCTTTCATCTGGGACTGCAGGCCATTGACGGTGGGATTCCTCAGCGATCTGGCACAGCTCGGATTATTATTACTATAGTGGACATCAACGATAACGCACCTTTGTTCGGTCATGAAATATACAGGGCGGTTGTAGCAGAGAACGCCGCTAAAGGTACCTTAGTTACAAAAGTCAATGCTGTTGATTTAGATGAAGGTATGAACGCTGAGCTAACATATTCTTTCACCACTCACGTTTCCCACATGATTTGCGAGTTGTTCGAGTTGAACCCAGTAACTGGAGAGATCAGAGTTCAAGGAATACTAGATTTTGAAGAATCAAGTGTTTATGAACTTGATGTACAAGCTGTGGACAGCGCTCTGTCCGCATTGGCAGGACACGCCAAAGTTATGGTCGAATTAACTGACGTTAATGATAACTTCCCCGAGATAGAGGTGACGTCGGTATCCAGCACAGTCCCTGAAGATGCTGTAGCCGGGACGGTAATAGCTGTAATCAGTGTAACGGATTCAGATTCGGGGGAAAATGGGCAGGTACAGTGTCAAATTCCTGGGGATGTTCCATTCAAACTGCAAAAGTCTTCAATGAATAAATATAAGTTGGTTACCAGTGATATTCTGGATCGTGAAACGGCCCCACGGTACAACATCTCCATTTCAGCCTGGGACGGAGGATCCCCCCCTCTTTCAACAAGTAAAACCATCTTAGTTTCGTTAACTGATATAAATGACAACGCTCCGCAGtttacacaatccacatataatgTGTATGTGATGGAGAACAACACTCCAGGTGCATCAATATTTGCTGTTACCGCTTTAGATTCTGATTGGGACCAGAATTGTGACGTCATCTATTCTATTCTGGACGATCAGAGACTAGAGGGAGCGTGGTCTGCTTACGTCACTATTAACTCCAAAAATGGAAACATTTACGCACTGCGTTCCTTTGACTACGAGCAACTGAAACATTTCCAGATCAAAGTTCAAGCTCAGGATGCTGGCGCTCTCGCACTGAGTAGCACTGTCATCGTTAATGTTATTATCTTGGACCAAAATGATAATGCGCCGGTTATTGTTTCACCGTTAATGTGGAACAGTTCTGCATCAGTGGAGATTGTGACCCAGTCAATGTATCCAGGATACTTGGTCACCAAGGTAATCGCCAATGATGCCGATTCCGGTCAGAACGCGCGGCTTTCCTACCAACTTTTAGAGGCCACTGATCCCAGATTGTTTACTGTGGGACGTTTCTCTGGAGAAATCAGAACAACTCGAAGTATTAGAGACCAAGACATCGTCACAGAAAGACTCGTGCTCTGTGTGAAGGACAATGGACAGCCGAGTCTCTCCAGTATGGCCACTATTTGCTTTTCATTAGTGCCCAATGTTACAAAAAAATCTTCTGAACGAAGTGACGAAACCAGACAGTCGGAATACTTTTCGGATCTAAATCCTTACTTAATCATCGTTTTAGGATCGACTTCCTTTTTGTTTCTTGTAATCATCATTTTTCTGGTCATCCTGAAGTATAAACAAGACAGAAATATTGTTGATGAATATAGCTCTCCAGTTTGTTGTTTCAGACGGAGGGATTCGAATAATGCATTCAGTCAGAGTCCTGCACCAAACCAACCTTTAAATTATTACGGACCTGTTCAGAGTGAAGGTTATCGTTATACCGTGTGTTTATCTCCAGAATCATCCAAGAGTGATTTTCTGTTTCTAAAGCCGTGTCATCCTACTTTGCCTTTCAGTGATGTGAATACGGGACACCAACACGACGACATAATTTAG